The Litorilinea aerophila region CGTTGCGCTGCATGGGATCCTGGCCCAGCAAGTGGGGCGCGAAGTAATCCCGTAAGATCGCGGCGGCCGGCCCGCTGATGCCCTCGCCCCATCCTACCAGGCCGGCGTCCGTCGTGATTTTGAGCAGCCCGGTGGCGCGATGGTCTGTCCACCCCTGGGACCAGCCGAAGGGGCGCTCCAGGGGGCTTTGCAACAAAAAGGTCTCCATGGCGGTGATGCGCATGATGGGGTCTCCTTGTGATGGGCCGCTCCCAACCGGTCCGAAATGGAAAACGGCGGGGCGACGCGGTTTTTGGGCAGATTGTCCCCCTTTCTCCCGGAGTTGTCAACGTTCCCCGCCAGGAATTTACAGATCGGCCCAATTGACGCAAAATAGACGTAGTAAATCCCGACAGAAATTCGCCGATAGGTTCCACCAGAGGTAGCGCGCCCAGAGGGCACCCGGAATTTCTGCCGTGCTATTTACGCCAGACTGAAGTAGCACGCGAACGCTGTCCACCCATGCCCAAATCTCCACCCAGACACCACCAAAAGGGGTTTCCACATGTCATCCATTCCCATTGCTCTCCAGCTCTACTCCGTCCGCCATGAGCTGGCCCAGGATCTGCGCGGCACCCTCCAGGCCGTGGCAGAGATGGGCTACGCCGGTGTGGAGTTCGCCGGCCCGCCCCAACACGACGCCCGGGACCTTCGGGCCCTCCTGGACGAGTTCGGCCTGGCCTGTTGCGGCTGGCACACGCCCTTCGCCCTGGTCCAGGACGACCGCCTGGCGGAGACGGTCGCCTTTCACCAGGCCCTGGGCAACGACAAGGTGATTGTGCCGGGCATCCCCGCCGAACTGCGCCAGACCCGGGACGACTGGCTCCGGCTGGCCGACTTTTTCAACCGGCTGGCGGACAAGCTGGCCCCCCACGGCCTGCGCACAGGCTACCACAACCACCACGTGGAGTTCCAGCCCCTGGAAGGGGAGGCGCCCTGGGATACCTTCTTCAGCCACACCGACCCCGCGGTGATCATGCAGCTGGACAACGGCAACGCCCTCTACGGCGGCGCGGACGTGGTGGAGATCATCCGCCGTTACCCCGGCCGCGCGGTGACCGTCCATCTCAAACCCTACTCCCGGGCCGCGGGCGCGGACAACCCGGTGCACGGCTTCCGTCCCCTCATCGGCGAAGATGAAATTCCGTGGGAAGCTTTCTTCCAGGCCTGCGAGAGCGTGGGGGGCACCCAGTGGTACATCGTGGAGTACGAGAGCGACGCCTATCCACCCCTGGAAGCGGTGAAGCGTTGCCTCCAGGCGCTACGGGCCATGGGCAAGTGAGGAGGGTGCCGTGAAGGTCACCGCCATTCAGACCTTCATCGTGGACGGGGGCTTCCGGCCGTGGACCTTCGTCAAGATGGAGACCGACGAACCGGGGCTCATCGGCTGGGGCGACTGCACCGACTGGGGCTCGCCCGGGCCGGTGGCCGCCACCGTGGAGCGGCTCAGCGAGCTGGTCATCGGTCGGGATCCCATGCAGGTGGAGGCCATCTGGTGGGACCTCACCGCAGCCACCATGCGCCATGTGGGCGGCATCGCCTGGAAGGCCATGGCCGGCATCGACTCCGCCCTGTGGGACATCCGGGGCAAGGCGCTGGGTGCGCCCGTCTGGCAGCTCCTGGGCGGCAAGATGCGGGATCGACTGCGCCTCTACTGGTCCCACTGCGGCACGGTGCGCGCCCGTTTCGCCGACCGGCTGGGCCTGCCCCGGGTCGAGACCACCGACGACCTGCGCGCCCTGGCCGAGGAGGTGTTGGCCCGGGGCTTCACCGCCATCAAGACCAACCTCTTTCCCTTGCGGGACCGGCCGGAGACCCAGGCGCTCATGAGCCGCATGACCCACCACGGGGGCGACGCGCCGCCGGAGGTCATCCGCAATGCTCAGGCCATTGTGGGCACCTTCCGGGAGGCCTTGGGGCCGGACGTGGGCATCGCCCTGGACGTGGCCTTCACCTACCGGCTGGGGGGCGCCATCAAGCTGGCCCGGGCCCTGGAGCCCTATGAGCTGATGTGGCTGGAGACCGAGACCCTGGACCCGGAGGCGCTGCGGCTGGTGCGGGAATCCACCCGCACGCCCATCTGTACCGGCGAGAGCCTCTTCGGCACCCACCAGTACAAGCCCTATCTGCAGCTCCACGCCCAGGACATCATCATGCCCGACCTGGCCTGGAACGGGTTGACCATGGGCAAGAAGATCGCGGACATGGCCCACGCCTACGACACCCTGGTGGCGCCCCACAACTGCCACAGTCCCCTCACCACCCTGGTCTCCGCCGCCCTGTGCGCCACCATCCCCAACTTTTACATCCTGGAATTCGACGTGGATGACCCGCCCTGGCGGGACGAGATCATGACCCACCCCCTGGAGATTGAAGATGGCTTCTTGAAGCTAAGCGACCGGCCCGGCCTGGGCTCGGACCTGATCGAGGCGGAGCTGCGCAAGCATCCGCCAGGGCACTATCCGGGCGTGCGCTGATTTAATCCATCTACCAACATCGTGCTGTTGGCACCCAAGAAAGGATCTCCCATGAACGTTGCCATCATGGCCTACACCTTCAACCCCCTCTGGCGGGATGGCCGCCTGGATCTCTTCGGCTATCTGGAAAGCTGCCGATATCGCTACGGCCTCCAGTATGCCGACCTCTGGAACCACATGTTCGCCAGTATCGAAGACGAGTACGTGGCCAAGGTCAAAGATGGGTTGGCCGAGCGGGAATTGACTGTGGCCAACCTGGCCGTGGACGGTGCCCACATCTGGGATCCGGACCCCGATGTGCGGGAGAAGCACTACCAGAATGCCCTGGCCCACATGCGGGTGGCCGAGGCCCTGGGCGCGCAGACCCTGCGCATCGACGCCGGCGGCAGCCGGGACGCCCAGACCTTCACCGACGAGGAGTTTGACTTCATCGTCCAGCGCTACCGGGAGTACGCGCAGCGGGCCCATGATCACGGCTATCGGATCGGGCCGGAAAACCACTGGGGCCCCACCACCAACCCGGTGGTCCTCAAACAGCTGTGTGAGGCCGTGGATCATCCAGCCTTCGGCGTGTTGCTCCACAGCGAACGGTGGCAGGGCCAGGAGGCGGAGCGGGGCGATGAGCTGGTGGCGCCGTGGACCATGCACACCCACTTCGGTCGCGGTGTCCTGGAAAGCCGACTGGACGCCAAGCTGGACCTCCTGGAGGGCGCGGGCTACCAGGGCTGCTGGAGCATCGAGCATCCCAGCACCGGCTACAGCGAGCCAGCCCTGTTGCTGGCCCTGCTGCGGGATGCGCTGGAGCGGCGGCGGGTGGCTGGTTGACCGATATCCATGACGGACGCCCCCGCGCGTTACTACGGGGGCGCCCCCTCCTCTACCGTGATGGACGACATCATTTCGCGCAAAATCGCCCGGGCCCTGTGGAAGATCTACCGGCGGCCCGAACGCCCGTCCCCGTGGACCCAGGGCGGCAACCTGCCCTGGAATGACCTGGCCTTTTCGGAGCGAATGCTGCGGGAGCACCTGGATGAATCCCACGGCGCGGCATCCCGCGTCACGGCAGAGCGTATGCGCCAGATCGACTGGCTCTGGCAGGCGCTGGGACTGCAGCCCGGCATGCACCTCTGCGACGTCACCTGTGGGCCGGGCCTCTACGCGGT contains the following coding sequences:
- a CDS encoding sugar phosphate isomerase/epimerase family protein yields the protein MSSIPIALQLYSVRHELAQDLRGTLQAVAEMGYAGVEFAGPPQHDARDLRALLDEFGLACCGWHTPFALVQDDRLAETVAFHQALGNDKVIVPGIPAELRQTRDDWLRLADFFNRLADKLAPHGLRTGYHNHHVEFQPLEGEAPWDTFFSHTDPAVIMQLDNGNALYGGADVVEIIRRYPGRAVTVHLKPYSRAAGADNPVHGFRPLIGEDEIPWEAFFQACESVGGTQWYIVEYESDAYPPLEAVKRCLQALRAMGK
- a CDS encoding sugar phosphate isomerase/epimerase family protein, translated to MNVAIMAYTFNPLWRDGRLDLFGYLESCRYRYGLQYADLWNHMFASIEDEYVAKVKDGLAERELTVANLAVDGAHIWDPDPDVREKHYQNALAHMRVAEALGAQTLRIDAGGSRDAQTFTDEEFDFIVQRYREYAQRAHDHGYRIGPENHWGPTTNPVVLKQLCEAVDHPAFGVLLHSERWQGQEAERGDELVAPWTMHTHFGRGVLESRLDAKLDLLEGAGYQGCWSIEHPSTGYSEPALLLALLRDALERRRVAG
- a CDS encoding mandelate racemase/muconate lactonizing enzyme family protein; this encodes MKVTAIQTFIVDGGFRPWTFVKMETDEPGLIGWGDCTDWGSPGPVAATVERLSELVIGRDPMQVEAIWWDLTAATMRHVGGIAWKAMAGIDSALWDIRGKALGAPVWQLLGGKMRDRLRLYWSHCGTVRARFADRLGLPRVETTDDLRALAEEVLARGFTAIKTNLFPLRDRPETQALMSRMTHHGGDAPPEVIRNAQAIVGTFREALGPDVGIALDVAFTYRLGGAIKLARALEPYELMWLETETLDPEALRLVRESTRTPICTGESLFGTHQYKPYLQLHAQDIIMPDLAWNGLTMGKKIADMAHAYDTLVAPHNCHSPLTTLVSAALCATIPNFYILEFDVDDPPWRDEIMTHPLEIEDGFLKLSDRPGLGSDLIEAELRKHPPGHYPGVR